CTATTTAGCCTGGAATAGTCAGCAGCCATTAGCTATGGTATGGCTTGATTTTATTGAGGTTTTGCCAGAGATTGCTGAATTTAATCATAAATGGCAACAGCAACTATCTCTAAATGGAGATCTTGCACGCAACCTAGTGCACTTTGTTGAAAATAAATTTATAATAGCTTGAAATTTTCGCTAACAAGAAGATATTAAAATTATGATGAAAACAGCTCAAGAATTACGTGCAGGCCAGGTAATAATGGTTGGTACAGAAGCAATGGTTATTTTAAAAGCAGAATTTAACAAGTCAGGCCGTAACTCTGCCGTTGTTAAAATGAAAATGAAAAACTTATTAACCAGCCAAGGTATGGAAACAGTATATCGTGCGGATGATAAGTTTGAACAAGTGCTATTAGAAACTAAAGAAGTTACTTACTCTTATTTTTCTGATCCAATGTATGTGTTTATGGACCAAGAATATAATCAGTTTGAAGTTGAAGCTGAAAATATGACGGAAGCCCTAAAATATTTAGTTGATGGCATGGAATGTTCAGTAGTATTTTATAACGAACGTCCTATTTCTGTTGATTTACCAACAGTTGTTGTACGTAACGTTATTTATACTGAGCCATCAGCACGTGGCGATACGTCAGGCAAAGTTATGAAACCAGCAAAAATTGATAACGGTTTTGAAGTGATGGTGCCAGATTTTGTAAAAGAAGGTGACAAGATTGAAATTGACACCCGTACTGATGAATATCGTGGTCGCGCTAAATAATTTTACGATGAAATTAAAAGGCGCTAAGGCGCCTTTTTTTATGAGAAGCTAAATGAGTTGGTATATTCGTAGCATGCAGCTAACCGATATAACGGCGGTTGTAGCGATACAAGATCAAAGCTATGGTGCTGCTTTATATGAACCCGCATCTATATTAGTGCAGCGTTTGCAACAGGCTGCAACAAGCTGTTGGGTTGCAGAGGATGCAAGTAGTCAGCAAGTGCTAGGCTATCTATTTAGCTATCACAGTGTATTGGGTGAAGTAGGTGAGCTGGGTGCTGAATTTACTGTGATACCGGATGCTGATGCACTTTACCTGCATGACGTAGCAATAAGCCCTTTGGCACGAGGTAATGGCATTGCCCAAGGTTTATTACGCCAAGCGCAACACTACGCTAATAAGCAGCAATTATCGCAACTTACTTTAGTGGCCGTACAAGGTGCGACTAGTTATTGGCAACGACAAGGTTTTCATGTCGTATCTAAACTAGATAAAAGCGCTAATGATGCATTAGCCAGCTATGATATAGAAAAAGCAATTTATATGGCGAAACAATGTTCGTTGCTTTAGTTTAAGCGGTAGCCATAACTAGCTAAAGGTTAAGCTCGTGACAGTTTATACAACTGTTTTAAGGTGGCTTCTTTACCGCATTGTTTAATTTGGCTCAGTAACAGTAAGGCACAACCATACGCATCTTCTAATGCATGATGATTAGGCTGTTTAGGCAGTTTGTGTCGTGTTAAACAGGCTGATAACTGCAACATATCTTGAGCGATTAATGTGTTTTTTTGGCTTAAACGTTGCCATTCAATACGTAAAGTATCTATAAAGCGGAAACTTGGGGCTAAACCTAGATGCTGTTTACAAGCAGTACGTAAAAACTGTCTATCTAGGGCGCTATAATGCGCGACAAAGACATAACCAGCATACTGAGTTAATAACTCTCTTAGTATGGTTTCAAGATGGTTAGCATGGGTAAGTTGGTTATCATGTAAACCGTGATAAATAGCGCTTTGGCCAACTCCGTTCGGTGGTTTTACTAAATAATGCTTGGCCTGAGCTAACACAATTTCCCCGCCAATTATCGGTAGCCAACCTAAGCTTACTATATTATCTTTGCGCGGGTTTAGGCCGGTTAACTCTAAATCAATCACTAAAAAGCGCACTTTATTTAGTGCGGTGTTTGCTGCCGGTTGTTTAGTCTGCTCAAACAGTTTAACAAGGCTTGATTGGTGACTATGCTTTTGTCGCAACCAATTAAACATCTGTTACATCTCTTTGCAAAAACGATATTTTAAACTGGCTTGGGCTGCCGTAATAACCGCAAAACTATCTTTGAGTTGATGTCTGGCTAAACCGGTAATAGTTGCTGGATCTAATAAGTTTGTTGGCTCTTGTTGTTCTGCGATATCGTGTAAATGTTTATCCCAGCGTAACTGGGCTAATAAGTCAAAAGCATCTAATAAGTTAGCGCCATATTTATTTTCTATTACGCCTAAACTCATTAATGCTTGCAAGCGTTTACGGGTATTTACCTCCGTTACACCAGCAGTCAGAGCATACACACGCACCAGATCAGTAATTAAGCTTAGGCCGCGTTTTTTTAAATCTAAACCTCTATTTTCTTTGCCATCATGTTCTAAAATAAAATGCTTAAATAAGCCCAATGGCGCGCTACGTTGTAAAGCATTTTGGGTTAAATGATAACTAAAAAGGGGAGCATTTGTGGTGCGCATTAGAATATCTTGCTGCAGGGCATTAGTTAAACTCTTACTACCAGCAATAACCCTTAGATCAAAAAAAATACTGGCTTTCAGTAACGCGTCTGGAGTAGGACTTTTAACCCAGCTTTGAAAACGTTTAGTCCAACCATTAAAGCTTAACCGCAGCTGTTTATTCGATGCCATAATATTACCTGGGCACAGTATCACGCCGCATTTATCTAGGCCTTGGCAGACGATGTCGGCTAACGCAGAAAAATAGCGTTCGATATCAGCTGTGGGCTCTTTTTCTAATAATAAGGCGTTATCTTGATCAGAATTTAAACTTTGATCCATTCTGGCTTGGGAGCCAAATGCTAGCCAGCTAAACACGCAGGGAGCAGGGCCTAATTGTTGCTGGGCAATATGGATTAAGCGTTGGGTTAAGGCGTCGGTGATAGTGGTAAGGATATGACCAGTTTCATAAGCAGGAACTTGTTGTTTGCCTAAAGTTAACGCGAGGCTAGCAATCTGTGCACTACAACGCGCTAAATCCTCAATGCTATTTTGGCGATGAATTTCACCAATTAAAAATACCGGATGGTCTTGTTGGCTACGAATAACGTCAGTCGCGCTTAACATACCATAACACTTGTCGTTTGCCGTTACCGGTAAATGATGAATATTATGCTGACTCATTTGTTGTACTGCTTCATACAAAAAGGCATGGATATCGATACTAAAAGGTTTCGTTGTCATCACTTGGCTGATAACAGTATCGTGAGCTAAACCCTGTGCCATTACGCGGCTGCGGATATCGCGGTCGGTTAAAATGCCCACTAAATGTTCATTATCTTCTATTAATAATGATGATACTCGTTGCTCCGTCATCAACATTGCTGCTTGTTGCACATTTTGGGTCGGGCTAATGGCAATTTTTCTAGGTTTAACAATATCGCTAATCTTTAAGGTGAAACGGGTACTATGTTGTTGTTCTTTATATTGATGTAAACGCCGACCAAATAAGCGCTGAAAAAACACATCAATATTTTTATATAGATGACGATACTGGACAAAAGCATCGGCATTAAGCCAATAAATTAAACCATCTTCATCACAAATTAAGCTGTCATGATCTGACAAACCGGTAAGTAAACGTTGATAACCATAAAAATCGCCAGGCTGTAATTTACTCAGTAATTGTTGTTGGTCGCTATACAGCGTAAAAAGGCCGGTACGTACAATCAACAAGCGCTCAGAAGATAAATCGACGCTTTCTTGTGCTTTACAATAATATACTGAAATTTGACTGGCAAAACGGTGCATATGTTCAGGCTTTACTTGGTCAAAAGGCGGGATGTTAGCGAGAAAGTTACTGACATCGGTAATATCCATTAAAATCTCCGCTAACTAAAATCTATAAATGAGTCACTAATACTATTGATACTGATGATGAGATATTTAAAAAACTACATTGTTAACAGGCTAGCTGTGACATACCGCTTGCAATAAAGGGTCCTGTTTATTCAGTGCTATCCATTGGTTATCTAAAGTAGCGCCAGATGCTGGAATAATGACGGTTTGGCTATTTTTAGCTTTAGCGTTGTAACCACAATGCACCACTTGACTACTAGTTTGTACAGCAGAGTGGCGCTGCACAAAATATAAATTAACCCGCTGTACTTCTGTATTAATGTTGTTTTTTTCTGCATTGGCAATATCAGCCGCTACAAAGCCAAGCGTTTGTGGATACAGATAACTCCAAGGCCGCCAAAACGCGGTGTTTTTGTCTTGATGCAGCACAACAACGCCACTAGGTAAAAACGCTTGCTGATGGCTAAACCAGGTATATTCGCTATAGACTTGAAAGCTTAGCATGGCCAAAGCTGCAAAACTGGGAATGGTCCATTTAGCTATAGCGTTACCGGTTAATTTGCGTAATAACAGTATGACTCCCGCTGCACCTACACCTGCTACTATTGTTGCAATCAGTTCCCAAATCATAAATTACTTCCTAAAAGTGCGGGCTTTGTCATTCAAAGCCCGCGTACAACATAAGCTACTTAGTGATCAACTGCTACACTCGCACCGCGCGGATAACGGACGCTTTCCACTAACTCTTGAATATGAGCTGGCGGAGGCGCTGTTAGCGACGATACGATAAAGGCAACAGTAAAGTTAATGACGGCACCAATAGCACCAAACGATAGTGGTGATATGCCGAATATCCAGTTTTCAGGTGTATTCGCCATGCTTGCCGTGCCAGGAATAAAGAACCAACCAAGATATAAGAAAATATAAATCGCAGTTGATATTAATCCCGCTAACATGCCTGAAATGGCACCAACACTATTAACCCGTTTAGAAAATATGCCCATCATTAATGCTGGGAATATCGATGCACCCGCGATACCAAACGCTAGCGCAACTACTTGGGCCGCAAAGCCGGGCGGGTTCATCCCTAGCCAGGTCGCAACTACGATAGCAACGGCCATGGATATCCGCGCTGCCCGTAGCTCACCTTTCTCACTGATCTGTGGATTAATCGAGCCTTTTATTAAGTCATGACTGATTGCCGATGAAATGGCTAATAATAAACCCGCGGCAGTGGACAGCGCAGCAGCCAAACCACCTGCAGCAATTAAACCAATTACCCATGATGGTAATCTAGCAATTTCTGGGTTAGCCAATACCATAATATCCGCATTCACTGTTAACTCATTTCCAGCCCAACCACGCTCTGCAGCGGTAGCTTTAAATGAGTCTGATTTATCGTTATACAATTGAATACGGCCATCGCCATTTTTATCTTCAAAGGTAATTAACTCCGTTAACTCCCAGTTTTTAATCCACTCTGGACGCTCGTCATACTTAATGGCGTTAGCTGTTTCACCCGCTGGGTAAATAGTGGTTAATAAGTTTAACCGAGCCATAGAAGCAACCGCAGGCGCGGTTAAGTATAATAAGGCGATAAACACTAATGCCCAACCTGCTGACCATCGAGCATCAGATACTTTAGGCACGGTAAAGAAACGAATGATAACGTGCGGTAAACCGGCAGTACCTATCATTAATGATAAGGTAAATAGCACCATATTAAGCTTGTTATCGACATCAGCTGTGTAGGCAACAAACCCTAAGTCTTGAACAATCAAGTCTAATTTATGTAAAATGGGCATACCTGTTTCAACGTGGGTGGAAAATAAGCCAATTGCTGGAATAAAGGTATCGGTTAGTTGTAATGAAATAAATACCGCTGGAATAGTATAAGCAATAATTAATACTACATATTGGGCAACCTGAGTATAGGTAATGCCTTTCATACCACCTAGTACGGCATATAAAAACACCACTACGGCAGCTATCATTAAGCCGGTATCGTTATCCACCTCTAAGAAACGAGAGAAAGCAACACCCGCACCCGTCATCTGACCAATAACATAAGTTACTGAGGCGATAATTAAACAGGCAACGGCAACAAGACGAGCCGTTGGGCTATAAAAACGGTCACCAATAAACTGCGGAACGGTAAATTTACCAAACTTACGTAAGTAAGGTGCTAATAACATGGCAAGTAATACGTAACCGCCAGTCCAGCCCATTAAATAAGTAGAGCTAGCGTAGCCGCCCGCAGAAATAATGCCGGCCATTGAAATAAAGGAAGCAGCAGACATCCAGTCAGCCGCAGTGGCCATACCGTTCACAACTGGGTTAACGCCTCCACCGGCAACATAGAACTCCTTAGTGGAGCCTGCGCGTGCCCAGATTGCGATACCAATATAGATCGCAAAGGATAGGCCAACAAAAATTAGATTGATTGCAAATTGACTCATGGCAGGTTTACTCCTCGTCCAAGCCAAACTCTTTATCCAGCTTATTCATTCTCCATGCATAGAAGAAGATTAAGGCGATAAAGGTTAAAATAGAACCCTGCTGTGCAAACCAGAATCCAATGTCTGTTCCACCTATTTCTATACTGGAAAGAAATGGTCGAAATAAAATGCCCCCACCATAAGACACTAATGCCCAGATGATTAAGCTGCCGACTATCAGGCGCAAGTTTGCCTTCCAATAGGCGGCTGCGTTGCGATCTTGATCTGTCATATAAGACGCTCCTTTACTTTGTTGATTTTCGTTATCGTTATCTCGCAATATTAATCTAGCAGTAGATTTTATAAGTAACAGCCCGACTTTAGTCGAAGCTGAGTGTTAACCAAGCCTTAACTATTGACTTTAAGCCGTAGCTGAGCGAAAACAGATCCAAGCACAAAGAGAGGAGACGGTAGTGGCGGCGTGGATAATAGCGGTATTAGCATTGCTATATGTGGGGGGATTGTTTTTAATCGCTAACTGGGGCGAACGGCATGCTGATGATAAATTAATTCGTAAGTATGGTGGCTTAATATATAGCCTAGCCCTAGCCGTATATTGTACCTCTTGGACCTACTATGGCGCTGTTGGTACAGCTGTCACCCTCGGATGGGACTATATTGCTATTTATTTAGGCCCAATATTATTGTTTATTTTTGCCCAGCCGTTTTTATTTAAGTTACTTTATGTCACTAAAAAGCAAAATGTGACCTCAATTGCTGATTTTATTTCAGCTCGTTATGGCAAAAGAAAAAATATTGCCTTATTTGCTTCATTACTTTGTTTAGTCGTAGTCATCCCTTATATAGCCTTGCAATTAAAAGCCGTATCCAGCTCTTATCAAGTGTTATTAGGAGGCGATTTTAGTGATGAAAGTGCCATTTGGTGGCGAGATAGTGCGTTTTTAAGCGCGGTAGCCATGGCGTTTTTTGCTATTCTGTTTGGTACTCGTAAACTGTATTTAACTGAACAAAGCCGCGGTGTTATCGTTGCCATTGCTTTTGAATCAGTGGTTAAACTCTTTGCCTTACTAACCCTTGCTATAGCGGCATATTGGTTTTTATTGGAGCCGGGCGATCCGATATTAATGCGTTTTGCCGAGCACGCGGCAACTCAAGTACCCAATGACAGTTTTAGCTTCATTGAGTTTTTAACCAAAACCATTTTAGCCATGGCGGCGGTGTTTTTATTACCACGGCAATTTCATGTCGCCTTTGTTGAAAACGTCTCGCATCATCACTTGCAGCATGCTAGGCGCTGGTTTTCCAGTTATTTAGTGTTAGTAACTGTTTTAGTGATCCCCATAGCTTTAACCGGCATCCAATTATTCCCCAATGCTTTGGCTGCAGCCGATAGCTTTGTTTTATTAATACCCGCGCAATCGGGCTGGGATACCTTAAGTGTATTAGTGTTTATCGGCGGCTTTTCTGCCGCCACTTCAATGATTATTATCGCTACTTTAGCGTTATCGAATATGATCGCCAATGACTTGGTGATGCCCAGTTTACTCAGAAGTAGTAAAAGGCAAGGTTTACCGCATGATTACAGCTTAGTTATTTTATTTGTCCGCCGCAGTATGATTTTTTTAGTCATGGCGCTGTCGTATTTATATTATCGAATTTTTGCCCGTAACTATGAGTTAGCCGAAACTGGGTTAGTTGCCTTTGCACTTGCAATACAATTAGCACCAGCCGTGATTGGCGGTTTATATTGGCGTCGTGGTAATGTTTGGGGGGTTTATGCTGGCTTAACGTTGGGCTTCTCATTATGGTTCTTTACTTTAATGTTGCCCCAGTTAGTCAGTGCCGGGGCGATGGATAGCAACATTCTGCAAACTGGTTTGTTTGGTTGGTCTTGGTTAACA
The sequence above is drawn from the Rheinheimera salexigens genome and encodes:
- the efp gene encoding elongation factor P, translated to MMKTAQELRAGQVIMVGTEAMVILKAEFNKSGRNSAVVKMKMKNLLTSQGMETVYRADDKFEQVLLETKEVTYSYFSDPMYVFMDQEYNQFEVEAENMTEALKYLVDGMECSVVFYNERPISVDLPTVVVRNVIYTEPSARGDTSGKVMKPAKIDNGFEVMVPDFVKEGDKIEIDTRTDEYRGRAK
- a CDS encoding GNAT family N-acetyltransferase, with translation MSWYIRSMQLTDITAVVAIQDQSYGAALYEPASILVQRLQQAATSCWVAEDASSQQVLGYLFSYHSVLGEVGELGAEFTVIPDADALYLHDVAISPLARGNGIAQGLLRQAQHYANKQQLSQLTLVAVQGATSYWQRQGFHVVSKLDKSANDALASYDIEKAIYMAKQCSLL
- a CDS encoding exonuclease domain-containing protein, with the protein product MFNWLRQKHSHQSSLVKLFEQTKQPAANTALNKVRFLVIDLELTGLNPRKDNIVSLGWLPIIGGEIVLAQAKHYLVKPPNGVGQSAIYHGLHDNQLTHANHLETILRELLTQYAGYVFVAHYSALDRQFLRTACKQHLGLAPSFRFIDTLRIEWQRLSQKNTLIAQDMLQLSACLTRHKLPKQPNHHALEDAYGCALLLLSQIKQCGKEATLKQLYKLSRA
- a CDS encoding DUF294 nucleotidyltransferase-like domain-containing protein; translation: MDITDVSNFLANIPPFDQVKPEHMHRFASQISVYYCKAQESVDLSSERLLIVRTGLFTLYSDQQQLLSKLQPGDFYGYQRLLTGLSDHDSLICDEDGLIYWLNADAFVQYRHLYKNIDVFFQRLFGRRLHQYKEQQHSTRFTLKISDIVKPRKIAISPTQNVQQAAMLMTEQRVSSLLIEDNEHLVGILTDRDIRSRVMAQGLAHDTVISQVMTTKPFSIDIHAFLYEAVQQMSQHNIHHLPVTANDKCYGMLSATDVIRSQQDHPVFLIGEIHRQNSIEDLARCSAQIASLALTLGKQQVPAYETGHILTTITDALTQRLIHIAQQQLGPAPCVFSWLAFGSQARMDQSLNSDQDNALLLEKEPTADIERYFSALADIVCQGLDKCGVILCPGNIMASNKQLRLSFNGWTKRFQSWVKSPTPDALLKASIFFDLRVIAGSKSLTNALQQDILMRTTNAPLFSYHLTQNALQRSAPLGLFKHFILEHDGKENRGLDLKKRGLSLITDLVRVYALTAGVTEVNTRKRLQALMSLGVIENKYGANLLDAFDLLAQLRWDKHLHDIAEQQEPTNLLDPATITGLARHQLKDSFAVITAAQASLKYRFCKEM
- a CDS encoding sodium:solute symporter family protein, with product MSQFAINLIFVGLSFAIYIGIAIWARAGSTKEFYVAGGGVNPVVNGMATAADWMSAASFISMAGIISAGGYASSTYLMGWTGGYVLLAMLLAPYLRKFGKFTVPQFIGDRFYSPTARLVAVACLIIASVTYVIGQMTGAGVAFSRFLEVDNDTGLMIAAVVVFLYAVLGGMKGITYTQVAQYVVLIIAYTIPAVFISLQLTDTFIPAIGLFSTHVETGMPILHKLDLIVQDLGFVAYTADVDNKLNMVLFTLSLMIGTAGLPHVIIRFFTVPKVSDARWSAGWALVFIALLYLTAPAVASMARLNLLTTIYPAGETANAIKYDERPEWIKNWELTELITFEDKNGDGRIQLYNDKSDSFKATAAERGWAGNELTVNADIMVLANPEIARLPSWVIGLIAAGGLAAALSTAAGLLLAISSAISHDLIKGSINPQISEKGELRAARISMAVAIVVATWLGMNPPGFAAQVVALAFGIAGASIFPALMMGIFSKRVNSVGAISGMLAGLISTAIYIFLYLGWFFIPGTASMANTPENWIFGISPLSFGAIGAVINFTVAFIVSSLTAPPPAHIQELVESVRYPRGASVAVDH
- a CDS encoding DUF4212 domain-containing protein; its protein translation is MTDQDRNAAAYWKANLRLIVGSLIIWALVSYGGGILFRPFLSSIEIGGTDIGFWFAQQGSILTFIALIFFYAWRMNKLDKEFGLDEE